A genomic stretch from Synergistales bacterium includes:
- a CDS encoding arsenate reductase ArsC, with product MQPIKVLFVCGHNTARSQMAEAFLRELGGREFAAESAGLEAGEAINPLAIAVMRELGIEIAGNEMTRAFDLYAAGNLYDYVVTVCSEAQAERCPVFPGITERRHWPLADPAKLEGSWEERLAETRRIRDEIKEKVHALIGEATAD from the coding sequence ATGCAACCGATCAAGGTGCTCTTTGTTTGCGGCCACAACACCGCGCGGAGCCAGATGGCCGAGGCCTTTCTCCGGGAGTTGGGCGGCCGGGAATTCGCCGCCGAAAGCGCGGGGCTCGAGGCCGGCGAAGCGATCAACCCCCTGGCGATCGCAGTAATGCGGGAACTGGGAATAGAGATCGCCGGCAACGAGATGACCAGGGCCTTCGACCTCTACGCCGCCGGCAATCTCTACGACTACGTGGTGACGGTGTGCAGCGAGGCCCAGGCGGAACGCTGCCCCGTCTTTCCGGGGATCACCGAACGGCGCCACTGGCCCCTCGCCGACCCCGCCAAACTGGAAGGAAGCTGGGAGGAACGGCTCGCCGAAACACGACGGATCCGTGACGAAATCAAGGAGAAGGTCCACGCCCTTATCGGGGAAGCCACCGCCGACTGA
- a CDS encoding Na+/H+ antiporter subunit E, which yields MTPVGAAGILLWIALAGTSDRAFLLCGVGFGFLLDRLLGCRLPWGGTLVFLARLCPAVVRALGESLVLVCFRKHQWWFRTERLSDDSLWAIVSRVYLVTLTPKTVVIRVNRLHRELLVHVLWRGRRGKQ from the coding sequence GTGACGCCCGTGGGAGCGGCTGGGATCCTGCTGTGGATCGCCCTCGCGGGGACGTCGGATCGGGCCTTCCTGCTCTGCGGCGTGGGATTCGGCTTTCTCCTGGACCGGCTCCTGGGATGCCGGCTTCCCTGGGGCGGGACGCTGGTCTTTCTGGCGCGCCTGTGTCCGGCGGTGGTGCGTGCGCTCGGCGAGTCCCTTGTCCTGGTCTGCTTCCGGAAACACCAGTGGTGGTTCCGCACGGAGCGGCTCTCCGACGATTCGCTGTGGGCCATTGTCTCCCGGGTCTACCTGGTGACGCTGACACCGAAAACGGTGGTGATCCGTGTGAACCGACTGCACCGCGAACTGCTGGTGCATGTCCTCTGGAGAGGGAGGAGGGGCAAACAATGA
- a CDS encoding cation:proton antiporter subunit C, protein MTGVCTAVRIALLAVIAIGLGGILIKRNLLMKVIAMDIMSTGIISLYVLSAWHGGRAPILAAPAAPGTMADPVPQAVIVTAIVIGFSILALLIVSVMQLSRRHYTLDSRRVERRWRR, encoded by the coding sequence ATGACGGGTGTCTGTACCGCAGTCCGTATCGCTCTTCTGGCGGTGATCGCTATCGGCCTGGGTGGAATACTGATCAAACGGAATCTCCTGATGAAGGTGATCGCCATGGATATCATGAGTACCGGTATCATCAGCCTCTACGTGCTCTCAGCCTGGCACGGCGGCCGGGCGCCTATCCTGGCCGCCCCGGCCGCCCCGGGTACGATGGCCGATCCCGTGCCCCAGGCGGTGATCGTTACGGCCATCGTGATCGGCTTTTCCATCCTGGCGCTGCTCATTGTCTCGGTGATGCAGCTTTCCCGGCGCCACTACACCCTGGACAGCAGACGGGTCGAACGGCGATGGCGCCGTTAG
- a CDS encoding ZIP family metal transporter — protein MADLFSGMHPVLQAFYATLFTWLVTALGAAVALFGREFSQRVMDGMLAFAGGVMTAASYWSLLAPSIEMAGHQGMITWLPPVVGFLLGGAFMRLIDVVLPHVHLTSPASEAEGPSTSWHRSVLLVLAVTLHNIPEGLAIGVAFGAVASGLPSATMAGAVALALGIGIQNFPEGFAVSMPLRREGLSRMKSLWYGQLSGIVELFAGVIGAAAVLLIRPLLPYALAFAAGAMIFVVVEEVVPEAERGGNTDMATMCFMIGFAVMMSLDVALG, from the coding sequence ATGGCCGATCTGTTTTCCGGGATGCACCCTGTACTCCAGGCCTTCTACGCCACGCTCTTCACCTGGCTGGTCACCGCCCTGGGGGCCGCCGTCGCCCTCTTCGGGCGCGAGTTCAGCCAGCGCGTCATGGACGGCATGCTCGCCTTCGCCGGCGGCGTGATGACCGCGGCAAGCTACTGGTCGCTCCTGGCCCCGTCCATCGAGATGGCGGGGCACCAGGGGATGATCACCTGGCTGCCGCCGGTGGTGGGCTTTCTCCTGGGCGGCGCCTTCATGCGCCTCATCGACGTGGTGCTGCCCCACGTCCACCTCACCTCGCCCGCCTCGGAGGCCGAGGGACCAAGCACCTCCTGGCACCGGAGCGTCCTGCTGGTGCTCGCCGTGACCCTGCACAACATCCCCGAGGGGCTCGCCATCGGCGTCGCCTTCGGCGCCGTCGCCTCGGGACTCCCCTCGGCGACTATGGCGGGAGCCGTCGCCCTGGCCCTGGGCATCGGCATCCAGAACTTCCCCGAGGGATTCGCCGTCTCCATGCCGCTGCGCAGAGAAGGGCTTTCCAGGATGAAAAGCCTCTGGTACGGCCAGCTTTCCGGGATCGTAGAGCTTTTCGCCGGGGTCATCGGCGCCGCCGCGGTCCTGCTGATCAGGCCGCTGCTGCCCTACGCTCTGGCCTTCGCCGCCGGGGCGATGATCTTCGTGGTCGTCGAAGAGGTGGTCCCCGAAGCGGAACGGGGCGGCAATACCGACATGGCGACCATGTGCTTCATGATCGGCTTCGCCGTCATGATGTCCCTGGACGTGGCCCTGGGATAA
- a CDS encoding DUF4040 domain-containing protein, with product MTADLAVLGVALLLPLLAVLTLRQRHLLHAIIGRGMLGILAALVYALMGAPDVAVTEALMGVLLVTLLYVIVFTSSGEFRVGYVELPPLVSEGKRALTGYEVELLRAFGDSCGVRPRFVAFTERGLLLDALRSGVVEAAVGPFVSPFDEGEDVAAFPVVETKVMVMQDGRWFDILSARREKAGLEKGAEPGTVQTGSYVLLVSRNARDLRETFARFLEGGGRETVVELRQRYLGGRRA from the coding sequence GTGACTGCCGATTTGGCCGTCCTCGGCGTCGCTCTGCTGCTTCCCCTCCTGGCTGTGCTGACCCTGCGGCAGCGGCATCTCCTCCACGCCATCATCGGCAGGGGGATGCTTGGGATTCTGGCGGCCCTTGTCTACGCCCTTATGGGAGCCCCCGATGTGGCCGTGACGGAGGCGTTGATGGGTGTGCTGCTGGTGACGCTGCTTTATGTGATTGTCTTCACCTCTTCGGGGGAGTTCCGGGTGGGGTATGTGGAGCTGCCGCCGCTGGTTTCCGAGGGCAAAAGGGCGCTTACGGGCTACGAGGTGGAGCTTCTCCGTGCTTTCGGTGATTCCTGCGGGGTGCGTCCGCGTTTCGTTGCCTTTACGGAACGGGGGCTGCTGCTCGATGCACTCCGGAGCGGCGTTGTGGAGGCCGCCGTCGGTCCCTTTGTGTCGCCTTTCGATGAAGGCGAAGATGTGGCCGCCTTCCCGGTTGTGGAGACCAAGGTGATGGTCATGCAGGATGGCCGGTGGTTCGACATCCTCAGCGCCCGGCGTGAGAAGGCCGGACTTGAGAAGGGTGCGGAACCGGGAACCGTGCAGACCGGTTCCTACGTGCTGCTGGTCTCCCGGAACGCCCGCGACCTCCGGGAGACCTTCGCTCGGTTCCTGGAGGGCGGGGGGAGGGAGACGGTGGTGGAACTGCGACAGAGGTATCTTGGTGGGCGTCGTGCGTAG
- a CDS encoding monovalent cation/H(+) antiporter subunit G: MISVASAAFLALGTFCMIWGTVRFCLPGPLVVRIQYLGVSDTIGAVLVVGGLMLRFPGERLALGIALGALLLWGPFITFVLARGLSGGLDRGDRR, from the coding sequence ATGATATCTGTTGCGAGCGCTGCGTTCCTCGCGCTGGGGACGTTCTGTATGATCTGGGGAACGGTGCGTTTCTGTCTGCCCGGCCCCCTGGTGGTCCGGATCCAGTACCTCGGCGTTTCCGATACCATTGGAGCGGTGCTGGTTGTCGGTGGGCTGATGCTTCGCTTCCCCGGCGAGCGGCTTGCGCTGGGCATCGCCCTGGGGGCGCTCCTCCTGTGGGGGCCGTTCATCACCTTTGTGCTGGCCCGGGGCCTTTCCGGCGGTCTGGACCGGGGGGACCGACGGTGA